Proteins from a genomic interval of Nostoc sp. TCL240-02:
- a CDS encoding four helix bundle protein, whose product MRRPDFEDLEVYQLAEKLANEIWHIVKAWDNFTKDTLGKQIVRSADSVCANIAEGRGRYNDQDNRRFVKIARGSLYETISWLRLGYARQLLTNEQVSRFKPILDELLPKLNAYLKSIGNRE is encoded by the coding sequence GTGAGAAGACCTGATTTTGAGGACTTAGAAGTTTATCAACTCGCTGAAAAGCTAGCTAATGAAATTTGGCATATTGTTAAAGCATGGGACAATTTCACTAAAGATACACTGGGCAAGCAAATTGTTCGGTCTGCTGATAGTGTTTGTGCGAACATCGCAGAAGGTAGAGGTAGGTACAATGACCAAGACAATCGACGTTTTGTCAAGATTGCCAGAGGGTCTTTGTATGAAACTATCAGTTGGTTGAGGTTAGGCTATGCCAGACAATTATTGACAAATGAACAGGTAAGCAGATTTAAACCAATTCTTGATGAACTGTTACCCAAGCTTAATGCTTATCTAAAATCCATAGGGAATAGGGAATAG
- a CDS encoding DUF4335 domain-containing protein has product MNIQRKYSLPNCTLLLEGLSDVTRAAQFQEMRPELSILVNAECYLSGYNQPLTGGREFFESLVRAVSGYAQEFLSSVPNPQAHNQESELVEFRKVDSNRHRLIIHSEGTPEGFDHSNNSKRPPIEIDLNTVQLFDLVEAVDQFFADTQTLPELSLELQPVTRRYGGASQALVRQAVPAAVGVSSLAVAAIAFNLIPPPQLRPAQPKIDEQSSSTNNIAPPASAAATPIAAETPTLTPTANTKPAVKDLEALLNTVPEITDPSQLRALNRQVYNQVHPAWANRSGLQQDLIYRLGVAADGAIVGYKAVNKEANLEVGKTPLPNVLYNPATRPPISNEPIAQFRVVFTTQGVLQVSPWRGYAKTPEVVGAKITDSNIVKNLNQKLYSTVRQTWSGKPTFTRDLKYRVAVNKDGVIADYEPLNQVAFDYFRETPLPKMFNAVYGSNVAAPNDKEPLAHFQVIFKPSGSLEVMPWKGYQ; this is encoded by the coding sequence ATGAATATTCAACGTAAGTACAGTCTACCTAATTGTACACTGCTTTTAGAAGGGTTAAGTGATGTCACTAGGGCCGCACAGTTCCAGGAAATGCGCCCGGAATTATCAATATTGGTAAATGCAGAATGCTATTTATCTGGTTATAATCAGCCCCTAACTGGAGGGCGAGAATTTTTTGAAAGTTTGGTGAGGGCTGTTAGTGGCTATGCCCAAGAATTTTTAAGTAGCGTACCAAATCCCCAAGCACACAACCAGGAATCGGAGCTAGTAGAGTTTCGGAAAGTTGACAGCAACCGACACAGATTAATCATACATTCCGAAGGAACTCCAGAGGGATTCGATCACTCTAACAATTCCAAACGTCCGCCGATTGAAATAGATTTAAATACGGTGCAGTTGTTTGATTTAGTAGAAGCAGTAGATCAGTTTTTTGCTGATACCCAAACTTTACCCGAACTTTCTCTAGAACTCCAACCAGTTACCAGACGCTATGGCGGTGCTAGTCAAGCTTTGGTTAGGCAGGCTGTACCTGCTGCTGTGGGTGTATCAAGTTTAGCAGTCGCTGCGATCGCCTTTAACTTGATTCCACCTCCCCAACTGCGTCCAGCGCAGCCAAAAATAGATGAGCAAAGTAGTTCTACAAACAATATCGCCCCTCCAGCATCAGCTGCTGCAACACCCATCGCTGCTGAAACGCCTACACTAACGCCTACAGCTAATACAAAGCCGGCAGTCAAAGATTTAGAAGCACTTTTAAATACAGTTCCAGAAATTACCGATCCATCCCAGTTACGTGCATTGAATCGTCAAGTTTACAACCAAGTTCATCCAGCTTGGGCTAATCGCTCAGGATTGCAACAAGATTTGATTTATCGTCTGGGTGTAGCTGCGGATGGTGCGATCGTTGGTTATAAAGCAGTGAATAAAGAGGCGAATCTAGAAGTAGGTAAAACTCCTTTGCCTAACGTACTTTACAATCCAGCTACCCGCCCTCCCATTTCCAATGAACCAATCGCCCAATTTCGAGTAGTATTTACTACCCAAGGTGTGCTGCAAGTTAGCCCTTGGCGGGGATATGCTAAAACGCCAGAGGTAGTGGGTGCAAAAATTACTGACTCTAATATAGTCAAAAATTTAAATCAAAAGCTTTATAGTACAGTTCGGCAAACTTGGAGTGGCAAACCCACCTTTACGCGAGATTTGAAATATCGGGTAGCAGTCAACAAAGATGGTGTAATTGCTGACTATGAACCACTCAACCAAGTTGCCTTTGACTATTTCCGGGAAACACCCCTTCCGAAGATGTTCAACGCTGTCTACGGCTCCAATGTAGCAGCACCCAACGATAAAGAACCCCTCGCCCACTTCCAAGTGATATTCAAGCCTAGTGGCAGCCTGGAAGTTATGCCTTGGAAGGGATATCAGTAA
- a CDS encoding DUF3038 domain-containing protein, protein MNVSASLTPLNSPTQDSLPMILDTLPDPAIASKTCPRRTRLQIDLILLAIEALELGGSEAILSFAQELDLKGIVKDRVNLWRMRSSNPLRRAHIRRPLTIMEAKALVVIACYIARRLTVVIRQLLMICQQMEEKQIPLEQNLRLSNYLERFRAHFKSRMNARRSGVLALTSDEKLDELAINLLGQLLFCTGTAGMQRFWISLFDGEVE, encoded by the coding sequence ATGAATGTCTCAGCAAGTTTAACGCCGTTAAACAGTCCAACTCAAGATTCACTGCCGATGATTCTGGACACTTTACCAGATCCTGCGATCGCTTCCAAGACTTGTCCTCGGAGAACGCGGTTGCAAATTGACCTGATTTTATTGGCAATTGAAGCTTTAGAGCTTGGTGGTTCGGAAGCAATCTTGAGTTTTGCTCAAGAGTTGGATCTCAAAGGAATTGTTAAAGACAGGGTGAATTTATGGCGGATGCGTAGCTCTAACCCGCTACGGAGAGCGCATATCCGCCGTCCCTTAACTATCATGGAAGCAAAAGCTCTGGTAGTCATTGCTTGCTACATAGCACGGCGTTTAACTGTTGTCATTCGCCAGTTATTAATGATATGTCAACAAATGGAAGAAAAGCAGATTCCATTGGAACAGAACTTGCGTCTATCTAATTACCTAGAGCGGTTTAGAGCGCATTTCAAAAGCCGGATGAATGCGCGACGTTCTGGTGTACTAGCATTAACTTCTGATGAAAAATTAGATGAGCTAGCTATAAATTTGTTAGGACAATTACTATTTTGTACTGGTACAGCTGGAATGCAGCGATTTTGGATTAGTCTTTTTGACGGTGAAGTGGAATGA
- a CDS encoding adenine phosphoribosyltransferase, with amino-acid sequence MDLKSLVRDIPDFPKPGILFRDITTLLRDPEGLRYTIDFLTQKCHEAEIKPDYVIGIESRGFIFGSPLAYQLGAGFIPIRKRGKLPAAVHSIEYDLEYGTDCLEMHQDALHDSSRVLIVDDLIATGGTASATAKLVQKIGCELVGFGFIIELRDLEGRKYLPDVPIISLIEY; translated from the coding sequence ATGGATTTAAAGTCTCTCGTTCGTGACATCCCAGATTTCCCAAAACCCGGAATTTTATTTCGGGATATTACTACATTACTGCGCGATCCAGAGGGATTGCGATACACTATTGACTTTTTAACACAAAAATGCCATGAAGCTGAAATAAAGCCAGATTATGTAATTGGTATAGAGTCAAGGGGATTTATTTTTGGCTCACCTCTGGCTTATCAATTAGGGGCTGGTTTTATTCCCATCCGCAAAAGAGGTAAGTTACCAGCAGCAGTTCACTCAATTGAATACGATCTAGAATATGGTACTGACTGTCTGGAAATGCATCAAGACGCTTTACATGACAGTAGCCGAGTTTTGATTGTGGATGATTTGATTGCCACGGGTGGAACTGCGAGTGCAACAGCAAAGTTAGTGCAGAAGATTGGCTGCGAATTAGTAGGGTTTGGGTTTATTATCGAGCTACGGGATTTAGAAGGGCGTAAATATTTGCCAGACGTGCCGATTATCTCTCTAATCGAATATTAG
- a CDS encoding ABC transporter permease — translation MTSTRISLDTGRDWLIRLVTSETFVYVAKRVLQALLTLFLASVLSFFIIQLAPGDYVDTLRQNPKISPERIEEIKRQFGLDKSWPEQFWLWIWRILTKGDFGTSFIYQRSVASLLWERVPATLLLAIASLIVTWAIAIPLGIFAAVNQNKLSDRLLQVISYAGQGFPSFITALALLVLAQITSPLFPVGSMTSINHSELTWFGRILDIGWHMILPTIALSITSFAGLQRITRGELLDVLRQDYIQTARAKGLPENRVIYVHALRNAVNPLITLLGFELAGLLNGAFIAEFFFNWPGLGRLTLQALQAQDLYLLMASLVMGAVLLIAGNLIADLMLKAADPRIRLENLN, via the coding sequence ATGACATCTACGAGAATTTCTTTGGACACAGGTCGGGATTGGCTAATTAGGCTAGTTACGAGCGAAACTTTTGTTTATGTGGCAAAGCGGGTATTGCAGGCACTACTGACTTTGTTTTTGGCATCAGTATTATCGTTTTTCATTATTCAACTTGCTCCAGGGGACTATGTAGATACGCTGCGGCAAAACCCGAAGATATCTCCAGAAAGAATTGAGGAAATAAAGCGGCAGTTTGGTCTGGATAAGTCATGGCCAGAGCAATTTTGGCTATGGATATGGCGAATTTTGACAAAAGGGGATTTTGGTACGAGTTTTATTTATCAACGTTCAGTGGCATCGCTGTTGTGGGAAAGAGTACCAGCGACTTTGTTACTAGCGATCGCATCTTTAATTGTCACATGGGCGATCGCTATCCCTCTAGGGATTTTTGCTGCTGTTAACCAAAATAAGCTATCAGACAGACTTTTACAGGTGATTAGCTACGCCGGACAAGGCTTTCCTAGTTTCATCACTGCCTTGGCACTATTGGTTTTAGCCCAAATCACCTCGCCCTTATTCCCCGTGGGTAGCATGACTAGCATTAATCACTCAGAACTGACGTGGTTCGGCAGAATCTTAGATATCGGCTGGCACATGATTTTACCAACGATTGCCCTCTCAATTACTAGTTTTGCTGGTTTACAACGCATCACTCGCGGCGAATTATTAGATGTGCTGCGTCAAGATTATATTCAAACGGCTCGTGCCAAAGGACTGCCAGAAAACCGCGTCATCTATGTTCATGCTCTCCGTAATGCCGTAAATCCATTGATTACCTTATTAGGTTTTGAATTAGCTGGTTTATTAAACGGTGCTTTCATTGCCGAATTTTTCTTTAACTGGCCGGGTTTAGGAAGGTTGACTCTACAAGCTTTACAGGCTCAAGATTTATATTTGTTAATGGCAAGCTTGGTAATGGGTGCAGTGTTGCTGATTGCTGGTAATTTAATCGCTGATTTAATGTTAAAAGCCGCCGATCCACGCATTCGCCTAGAAAATCTCAATTAG
- a CDS encoding Uma2 family endonuclease — MNQPISERVRWTTADLELFPDNGNRYEIIDGELFVTRAPHWNHQKVCARIIAPLDTWSQATSLGQVVPAPGIIFGDNDNVIPDVVWASNERLPLILDEAGHLTGAPELVVEVLSAGTGNEKRDREFKLKLYSARGVREYWIVDWRNQQVEVYRREKASLKLVATLFNSDELNSPILPDFNCAIASLFT, encoded by the coding sequence ATGAACCAGCCAATATCTGAAAGAGTGCGCTGGACTACCGCCGATTTAGAGTTGTTTCCAGATAACGGAAACCGCTATGAAATTATTGACGGAGAATTGTTTGTGACCAGAGCGCCTCACTGGAATCATCAAAAAGTCTGTGCCAGAATTATTGCTCCATTGGATACCTGGTCACAAGCTACTTCTTTGGGCCAAGTCGTACCTGCTCCAGGCATAATTTTTGGCGATAATGATAATGTGATTCCTGATGTTGTCTGGGCTAGCAATGAGAGATTGCCCCTGATTTTAGACGAGGCGGGGCATTTGACTGGTGCGCCAGAACTGGTAGTAGAGGTTCTATCTGCTGGTACTGGGAACGAAAAGCGGGATAGGGAATTTAAACTAAAGCTTTACTCAGCAAGAGGTGTTAGGGAATATTGGATTGTGGATTGGCGCAACCAACAGGTGGAAGTTTATCGGCGTGAAAAAGCGAGTTTAAAATTAGTTGCTACCTTGTTCAATAGTGATGAGTTGAATTCACCTATATTGCCTGATTTTAATTGTGCGATTGCCTCCTTATTTACTTAA
- a CDS encoding transglycosylase domain-containing protein yields the protein MSSPQPPHKPQTLIGQLTQAVHTIQARVDFSKLALKPNAKVPELWVQDAGADKAEVYPLLGDRYILGRSSKSSDIVVRNPVVSQIHLSLSRNSTHSTPVFVIKDENSTNGIYRGKRRVNSLELRHGDILTLGPPELAASVRLQYVDPPAWYVKAASWTAYGVGGVSALFALVIGVEWLKFSVRPLPTATRAPVVVYARDGATPLREPRTISHVDMKRLEEFGPYLASAVVASEDSRYYWHFGVDPLGILRAVLINSRSGDVQQGASTVTQQVARSLFREYVGRQDTLGRKLREAVVALKLETFYSKDEILLMYLNRVFLGGDTSGFEDAARYYFDKPAKELTLAEAATLVGILPAPNAFDFCGDGPNKLEAAEYRNRVIKRLLEMGKIKPEDANRARRSTVQVSPKVCEQQAKTIAPYFYSYVFSELESILGEGAANEGNYIIETQLDPAIQSQAESALRNSVNNSGGSFNFSQGAVVTLDSSTGGILAMVGGTDYKKSQFNRAVQAKRQPGSTFKIFAYTAAIQQGISPSKSYSCAPLTWQGFTYKPCRSSAGSLDIATGLALSENPIALGVAREIGLNKVVAMAQNLGIKSNLDPVPGLVLGQSVVNVLEMTGAFGSIGNRGVWNPPHAINRILDSGDCSDRNDIKTCRVIYSFDQDPDANKRVLTTGVADEMTSLMRGVISRGTGRSAAIGLGEAGKTGTTDKNVDLWFIGFIPNRRLVTGVWLGNDNNSPTSGSSAQAAQLWGNYMRRITR from the coding sequence ATGAGTTCTCCCCAACCCCCTCACAAGCCACAAACGTTAATTGGTCAACTGACTCAAGCAGTCCATACTATCCAAGCTAGGGTTGATTTTTCCAAACTGGCGCTCAAGCCTAATGCTAAAGTACCGGAACTCTGGGTACAGGATGCGGGGGCGGATAAAGCAGAGGTATATCCACTGTTGGGCGATCGCTATATTCTCGGTCGTAGCTCCAAATCCAGCGATATCGTCGTCCGTAACCCTGTTGTCAGCCAAATTCACCTATCGCTATCGCGGAATTCTACTCATAGCACACCAGTTTTCGTCATCAAAGACGAAAACTCCACCAATGGCATTTATCGTGGCAAGCGTCGTGTTAATTCCCTAGAACTACGTCACGGTGATATTTTGACTCTAGGTCCCCCAGAACTCGCCGCTTCTGTGCGCCTGCAATACGTCGATCCGCCAGCCTGGTATGTCAAAGCTGCAAGTTGGACAGCTTATGGTGTCGGCGGTGTCAGCGCCTTGTTCGCGTTAGTAATTGGCGTAGAATGGCTAAAATTTTCAGTTAGACCCTTACCTACAGCTACACGCGCTCCAGTAGTTGTTTACGCTCGTGATGGAGCCACCCCATTAAGAGAGCCTCGAACTATCTCTCATGTGGATATGAAGCGTTTAGAGGAATTTGGCCCTTATTTGGCATCTGCTGTAGTAGCTTCAGAAGATAGTCGTTATTACTGGCACTTTGGGGTTGACCCTCTGGGGATTTTACGAGCCGTGTTAATTAATAGCCGCAGTGGAGATGTGCAGCAAGGAGCCAGCACTGTTACACAGCAAGTTGCCCGCAGTTTGTTCCGGGAGTATGTAGGCAGACAAGATACCCTTGGACGTAAATTACGAGAAGCAGTTGTCGCCCTAAAGCTAGAAACCTTTTACAGCAAAGATGAAATTTTGCTGATGTACTTAAATAGGGTTTTTTTGGGGGGAGATACCTCTGGTTTTGAGGATGCAGCCCGGTATTACTTTGATAAGCCGGCTAAAGAATTAACTTTGGCAGAAGCAGCTACTTTGGTAGGAATTTTACCTGCTCCTAACGCATTCGATTTTTGTGGAGATGGGCCAAATAAGCTAGAAGCAGCTGAATACCGGAATCGGGTAATTAAGCGGTTGCTAGAGATGGGCAAAATTAAACCTGAAGATGCGAACCGAGCTAGACGTTCCACTGTTCAAGTTAGCCCTAAAGTTTGTGAACAGCAAGCTAAGACGATCGCTCCTTATTTTTACAGTTACGTCTTCTCGGAACTTGAATCAATCTTGGGCGAGGGAGCCGCAAATGAAGGAAATTATATCATTGAAACCCAGCTAGATCCAGCGATACAGAGCCAAGCTGAATCGGCGTTGCGGAATTCAGTCAACAATAGTGGTGGAAGTTTTAATTTTTCTCAAGGGGCTGTGGTAACTCTTGACTCCAGTACAGGTGGCATCCTGGCAATGGTAGGCGGAACTGATTACAAAAAAAGTCAGTTCAACCGTGCTGTTCAAGCCAAAAGACAACCAGGTTCCACCTTCAAAATCTTTGCTTACACCGCCGCTATTCAACAGGGAATTTCACCATCCAAGAGTTATTCCTGCGCTCCTTTAACCTGGCAAGGCTTCACTTACAAACCCTGTCGTTCAAGTGCTGGCAGTTTAGATATTGCCACCGGGCTGGCTCTTTCAGAAAATCCCATTGCCTTGGGAGTTGCCAGAGAAATCGGGCTGAATAAAGTAGTGGCGATGGCCCAGAATTTGGGAATTAAGTCAAACCTCGATCCGGTTCCAGGCTTGGTACTAGGTCAAAGTGTGGTCAATGTTTTAGAAATGACTGGTGCTTTTGGCTCTATTGGCAATCGTGGAGTGTGGAATCCTCCCCATGCGATTAACCGAATTTTAGATAGTGGTGATTGCAGCGATCGCAATGATATCAAAACCTGCCGTGTAATCTACTCCTTCGACCAAGACCCAGATGCCAACAAACGAGTTTTAACAACTGGTGTAGCCGATGAGATGACTAGTTTGATGCGTGGTGTCATCAGCAGAGGTACTGGTCGTAGTGCTGCCATTGGATTGGGAGAAGCTGGTAAAACAGGCACGACTGATAAAAACGTTGACCTATGGTTCATAGGTTTTATCCCAAATCGGCGACTTGTAACTGGTGTTTGGCTGGGAAACGACAACAATTCCCCCACATCTGGTAGCAGCGCTCAAGCCGCTCAGTTATGGGGAAATTATATGCGGCGGATTACGCGGTAA